Part of the Funiculus sociatus GB2-C1 genome is shown below.
CGTTTGGTAAGAAAAACTCTTTCGTTCTCTAAAAAACTCTCCAATCATATAGGAGCTATTTGGTATTTTATTCATGAATATAACGCCAGTTTATCTATAGAATGAAAAACTGGCGTTATCATTACTATGCAGGACTACCTATATAGCCAAACTTGGGTAAGTTTTTTAGATAATTCTTGGGGTATCGTTGAAGATTTAATAAGATTAAATCGCAATAAATTAGAGCATTATTTACGAGGGATGAGGGCTATGAAGCTGATTGTATCAACGTTTTAGCTTTCATGTCGCCCCCTCAGAGCCATTCCTTAACGATGGGGAACCAAATTTTCTCAATAGTCAGATTTGGTAAGGATAAAAATCTTTGGATTCTTTTTCTTCTACTCTCAAATTTAATCGCCAAAGGTAGAGCATTTGCTAACTTTTCTAAAGTAACTTCTTTTATTGACTGTAAGAGATTTAGCAAAATTTTTAGGAGCAGGTATTCTGCTAAACTCAATTGACTTTTTAAACGGTTTTGGTAAAATGTGGGTATCATTATCATTAGGTAGGTCTTATTGACAAAACTAGACCTATCTTTTTTTATCACAAAATGTTACCCGCCTTACATACAAAGCTTTTTAGCCTATTTCGTCGCCCCTTCAGGGTTCTAACATTTGGTAGGGCCTTTTTGATTGCCATGCCCCTAGATATATCACACCCAACTCTTGAATTGCTATAAAGCATCCTTATGGGAGACTAACTTGATTAAACTAAAGCTTTTAGAAGTGCCTGGAGTTTGAGTTGAATTTCTGCTAATTCTTTTTCAGGCTCGGAACCAGCAACAATACCCGCACCTGCGTATAGTCTGGCGCGACAATCATCTATTAATGCTGAACGAATTCCGACAATAAATTCGCTGTCACCTCTGCTATTTATCCAACCGAGGGGCGCGGCATATAATGATCTGTTGAAAGTTTCATAGTGGCGAATTTCTTCTTGGGCAATCTCTGTGGGCGCACCAGCAACTGCTGGGGTAGGATGCAGTTGGGCGACAATTTCTAAAGGATTAACGTCTGCTGGTAATTGTGCCTGGATTGGTGTCCATAAATGCTGGATATTTAGCAGTTGTAACAGCTTTGGTTGCGATAATATTTCAGGGTGTAAGCCAAGCTGGGATAAACGTTGGGTAATGAAATCAATCACAACCCGATGCTCTCGTCTTTCTTTTTCACTTGTTAGTAACCGATTCGCTAATTCGGCATCTTCATCTGTGGTTTTACCTCGTGCTGCTGAACCAGCCAAAGCATCAGTTACTAATTTATGATTATGAATACTAATTAACCGTTCCGGGCTGGCACCAATAAAATTTTGTCCATTGCCGTTACTGGTGGAAAAGATATAGCAGTCAGGATGGCGTATTCGTAAATGGTTAAGGGAAGGAATTAGCTGGAAAGGAATAGGGGAAATAACATCAAAGGCGTGAGCTAAAACAATTTTATCAATTTTCTTGGATTCGATTGATGATAATGCCTTTATAACAGATGATTTAAAGTGAGTGACATCTGTTACATTTTGTTTGATAAATTTGTTTCTAGCATCAATTGCTATATTTAGTAAATTAGCACTATTAAGCCTTTCTACACCTGCCATTTTTATTGAATGAAAGGTACGCCATAAGCTTTCCGATAAATCTTGAAGATTTATTTCTGAATTTATGGCAATATTCGCAACTACTACTGAAATGTTTTTTCTAAAAGCGATTTGCCAACGGGGTAAAAATATGGTTGCAGATGGAAAAGGTGAATCAGGCTCTAAATTGTTATTAAAGAAAGTGAAGCTACAGAAAAAATGAGGCCCATAAAAAGGAAGATTGATAGCGCCGATGCTGGTGGTATTAGCAAGACAAGATTGAATAAACTGTTGGGATTGGTAAAATCTATCTGGACTTTCTAATTTCAGCGATGTTACGCTGTCAATGGCAGCGATCGCTTCCCCTTGTCCTGGCTTTTCAAAGTAAAAGTGTAGTTGCTCTGGTAAGC
Proteins encoded:
- a CDS encoding isochorismate synthase; translation: MTLTPLRSNLFQDSKELYQFLLKFKQTSLPKKQTKILSISQEIPDVDPLAVLQAIGLPEQLHFYFEKPGQGEAIAAIDSVTSLKLESPDRFYQSQQFIQSCLANTTSIGAINLPFYGPHFFCSFTFFNNNLEPDSPFPSATIFLPRWQIAFRKNISVVVANIAINSEINLQDLSESLWRTFHSIKMAGVERLNSANLLNIAIDARNKFIKQNVTDVTHFKSSVIKALSSIESKKIDKIVLAHAFDVISPIPFQLIPSLNHLRIRHPDCYIFSTSNGNGQNFIGASPERLISIHNHKLVTDALAGSAARGKTTDEDAELANRLLTSEKERREHRVVIDFITQRLSQLGLHPEILSQPKLLQLLNIQHLWTPIQAQLPADVNPLEIVAQLHPTPAVAGAPTEIAQEEIRHYETFNRSLYAAPLGWINSRGDSEFIVGIRSALIDDCRARLYAGAGIVAGSEPEKELAEIQLKLQALLKALV